One window of Dysidea avara chromosome 11, odDysAvar1.4, whole genome shotgun sequence genomic DNA carries:
- the LOC136239332 gene encoding ATP-dependent translocase ABCB1-like: MSSLLNLIGQNEANASVPMLILKILLCSNQLKFKHRFRYATWLDWLVMSIGAIAAIIHGVTVPFLVVVMGETADILSNEFLTRQQARSFDNISTSNVNCTQLNTVCGMTQDCQFFVDNSLCTTKDELIDRINLIVIYYCVLGVVVLIGGIFHSSLFQYACERQIQVIRITFFKSILRQDISWFDINSAGELNSRLNEDIEKIRAGIGVRLSMFIQWTTSSIGGVIVGFIYDWRLALVMLGATPFVIAATVLLVWILGKFSGEGLKEYASAGAVAEEVFSSIRTVVAFGGQQKEIDRYDVHLKGAFKIGVKKGAITGFGIGLKCFFVFFVYAVGVWFGAYIIQHHNATTGDVITVFAAILLGSFALGQASLSLQDFSEATGATKFIYGTIDRKPKIDSTSTTGFKPVNVDNTITFEELCFSYPTRSDVKVFDGLNLSISPGQTLALVGPSGCGKSTVVRLLQRFYDPDQGKVTVGGYDVKDLNLRWLRSNIGVVSQEPVLFATTIAENIRYGRDDVTEEEMIAAAEAANAHSFISKLPDGYNTLVGEMGTQLSGGQKQRIAIARAIVRDPKILILDEATSALDAESESLVQAALDQASHGRTTIIIAHRLSTIQGADVIAAIVNGKLAETGNHQTLLVKKGVYFDLVQAQFYKEDIVFKESVHVSNTQQSSVQPLSKVTSNEPFARQLSLRLSVRSRPKNFVDEELTDDHNKDTSGPPLWRLIKASVPEWYLILIGVIASAVDGASLPATSIFIGNLLEVYSNPDNAEEKGRPWALLFLAVAGISGIAAFMYSICFSISGEALTSRLRSTSFKAIMSQDIGWFDQEQNSTGALTTRLSHDASQVQGTTGSRLGVMTEAVAALITGIVIAFVFSWITTLLILLVIPVWVIAGRLSINLIWTFGRNSKKAYERAGSIAFESISNIHTVVGLGMEEKLATMYEESLVEPYKQALRASHFLGVGHGLNDALTYFLTAMVYRFGAFLITLDEDHFLHFEFDDLYTVLTSLWFATVIASEASRYAPNYTDSKQSAKRIFSLIDLEPTIESDSKNGKRLDHINGELSLENVKFKYATRPDVPVLQGLSLSVKSGQTLALVGPSGCGKSTVVSLLERFYDPERGNVKIDGVNVKDLNIQWLRYQVGLVSQEPTLFDCSIADNIRYGDSFCEVSDEEVEKAAKSANIHDFIISLPQGYSTNVGSRGTQLSGGQKQRIAIARALVRKPKILLLDEATSALDTESEKVVQEALDKAREGRTSVVIAHRLSTIHNADLIVVIKDGKAIEAGTHSELMSQKGVYYKLNEMQLMCTK, from the exons ATGTCGTCATTACTGAATCTCATTGGTCAAAATGAAGCAAATGCATCAGTGCCAATGTTGATTTTGAAGATCTTGTTGTGTAGTAACCAACTCAAATTCAAACACAGG TTTCGGTATGCTACTTGGTTGGATTGGCTGGTGATGAGTATTGGAGCCATTGCTGCCATAATTCATGGAGTCACTGTACCCTTCCTGGTGGTGGTTATGGGAGAAACTGCTGATATTTTATCTAATGAATTTCTCACACGTCAACAAGCTAGATCATTCGACAATATTTCAactagtaatgtaaattgtaccCAATTGAATACAGTCTGTGGCATGACACAAGATTGTCAGTTCTTTGTTGACAATTCTTTGTGTACAACCAAGGATGAATTGATTGACCGGATTAACCTGATAGTAATATATTATTGTGTTCTAGGAGTGGTGGTGTTGATTGGTGGAATATTCCATTCATCTTTATTTCAATATGCTTGTGAACGACAAATACAAGTTATTCGTATTACCTTCTTTAAATCCATTCTTCGACAAGACATCAGTTGGTTTGATATAAACAGTGCTGGAGAACTCAACTCTAGACTGAATGA GGATATTGAAAAGATTCGTGCAGGAATTGGAGTTCGACTGTCAATGTTTATCCAATGGACTACTTCTTCTATTGGTGGAGTCATTGTTGGGTTCATCTATGACTGGAGGCTAGCTCTAGTGATGCTAGGAGCAACACCTTTTGTGATTGCTGCTACTGTGTTGCTTGTATGG ATATTAGGTAAGTTCAGTGGTGAGGGATTGAAGGAGTATGCCAGTGCTGGAGCTGTGGCTGAAGAGGTGTTCTCTTCTATCCGAACTGTGGTGGCATTTGGTGGGCAACAGAAAGAAATAGATCG GTATGACGTACACTTGAAAGGTGCCTTTAAAATTGGAGTAAAGAAAGGAGCTATTACTGGATTTGGAATAGGATTAAAATGTTTCTTTGTGTTCTTTGTCTATGCAGTAGGAGTTTG GTTTGGTGCCTATATCATTCAACATCACAATGCTACAACTGGAGATGTTATCACT GTATTTGCAGCAATTTTGCTGGGATCGTTTGCACTTGGACAAGCTAGTCTTAGTCTACAAGATTTTTCTGAGGCCACTGGTGCTACAAAGTTCATCTATGGCACCATTGATAGG AAACCTAAGATTGATTCTACATCTACTACTGGTTTTAAACCAGTCAATGTTGATAATACAATAACGTTTGAAGAATTGTGTTTTAGCTACCCAACCAGATCTGACGTAAAG GTATTTGATGGGCTTAATCTCAGTATCAGTCCTGGACAAACTCTGGCACTAGTTGGACCAAGTGGTTGTGGGAAGAGTACCGTTGTTCGGTTACTGCAACGATTTTATGATCCTGATCAAGGAAAG GTAACTGTTGGTGGATATGATGTTAAGGATTTGAACTTACGTTGGTTACGTTCCAACATTGGAGTAGTCAGTCAGGAGCCAGTGTTGTTTGCTACTACAATAGCAGAGAACATTCGTTATGGTAGAGATGATGTTACAGAAGAAGAAATGATTGCTGCAGCTGAGGCTGCAAATGCTCACTCTTTCATCAGTAAACTTCCTGATGGATATAACACTTTAGTAGGAGAGATGGGTACTCAACTGTCAGGAGGACAGAAACAACGTATAGCCATTGCTCGTGCCATAGTGAGAGACCCAAAGATACTGATACTGGATGAGGCAACATCAGCACTTGATGCTGAGAGTGAATCCTTAGTACAAGCTGCTCTAGATCAA GCTAGCCATGGTCGTACCACAATCATCATAGCCCACAGATTGTCTACTATACAAGGAGCTGATGTTATTGCAGCAATTGTTAATGGCAAGTTAGCAGAGACTGGTAACCATCAAACCCTATTGGTGAAGAAAGGAGTGTACTTTGATCTTGTACAAGCTCAG TTCTACAAAGAGGATATTGTATTTAAGGAAAGTGTACATGTGAGCAACACACAGCAATCATCTGTACAACCCCTAAGTAAAGTTACATCAAATGAACCTTTTGCTAGACAGCTTTCACTTCGGCTGTCTGTTCGAAGTAGACCAAAGAACTTTGTTGATGAAGAG CTTACTGATGATCATAACAAGGACACCTCTGGTCCTCCATTATGGAGGTTGATTAAAGCCAGTGTTCCTGAGTGGTACTTGATCTTGATAGGTGTAATAGCATCAGCTGTGGATGGGGCTAGCCTTCCAGCTACATCTATCTTCATTGGAAATCTCCTTGAG GTATATTCAAATCCTGACAATGCTGAAGAAAAAGGACGACCATGGGCACTGCTATTTCTAGCAGTGGCTGGCATTTCTGGAATTGCTGCATTTATGTACTCTATTTGTTTTTCCATATCTGGTGAAGCCCTCACATCACGACTAAGAAGTACGTCGTTTAAAGCTATCATGAGTCAA GATATTGGTTGGTTTGATCAGGAACAAAACTCAACTGGAGCCCTCACAACCAGATTGTCACATGATGCCAGTCAAGTACAAGGA ACTACAGGTTCCCGTCTGGGTGTAATGACAGAAGCAGTTGCAGCTCTTATTACTGGAATAGTTATAGCATTTGTCTTCAGTTGGATAACCACGTTGTTGATATTGTTGGTGATCCCAGTCTGGGTGATAGCAGGGAGATTAAGCATCAATTTGATCTGGACATTTGGTAGGAACAGCAAGAAGGCATATGAAAGAGCTggaagt ATTGCATTTGAGTCAATCTCCAACATACACACAGTGGTGGGGTTAGGTATGGAAGAGAAACTTGCTACCATGTATGAGGAAAGCCTTGTAGAACCTTACAA GCAAGCTTTGAGGGCTAGTCATTTCCTTGGGGTTGGCCATGGTCTAAATGATGCATTGACATACTTTTTGACTGCTATGGTGTACCGGTTTGGTGCCTTCCTGATAACTTTAGATGAGGACCATTTTCTTCATTTTGAATTTGATGATTTATACAC TGTACTAACATCCCTATGGTTTGCAACCGTCATTGCATCAGAAGCAAGCAGATATGCACCCAACTATACTGATTCCAAACAGTCAGCGAAGAGGATATTTTCCTTGATAGATTTGGAGCCTACTATTGAGAGTGATTCAAAGAATGGAAAAAGATTA GATCACATTAATGGTGAACTTTCACTGGAAAATGTCAAGTTTAAGTATGCCACTAGACCTGATGTACCAGTACTACAAGGACTCAGTCTGTCAGTGAAGTCAGGACAGACATTAGCTCTTGTGGGTCCCAGTGGATGTGGCAAGAGTACAGTAGTGTCACTATTGGAACGATTCTATGATCCAGAGAGAGGGAATGTG AAAATAGATGGAGTAAATGTCAAAGATTTAAACATTCAATGGCTTCGTTATCAGGTGGGACTAGTATCACAAGAACCAACATTGTTTGATTGCAGTATTGCTGATAATATCCGATATGGAGATAGCTTCTGTGAAGTGAGTGATGAAGAAGTGGAAAAAGCAGCAAAGTCTGCCAACATACACGACTTCATCATTTCACTACCACAA GGTTACTCTACCAATGTGGGATCTCGTGGTACTCAATTATCAGGAGGACAGAAACAACGTATAGCCATTGCTCGTGCTTTAGTGAGGAAACCCAAGATATTGTTACTGGATGAGGCAACATCAGCTTTGGACACTGAGAGTGAAAAG GTGGTTCAAGAGGCACTGGATAAGGCTAGGGAGGGTCGCACCAGTGTAGTAATAGCTCACAGGTTATCCACCATCCACAATGCTGACCTGATTGTAGTGATCAAGGATGGTAAAGCCATTGAAGCAGGAACTCATTCTGAACTAATGTCCCAGAAGGGAGTCTACTATAAACTGAATGAAATGCAATTAATGTGCACAAAATAA
- the LOC136238376 gene encoding LOW QUALITY PROTEIN: multidrug resistance protein 2-like (The sequence of the model RefSeq protein was modified relative to this genomic sequence to represent the inferred CDS: inserted 2 bases in 1 codon), with protein sequence MDIKQLNIQWLCYQMGLVSQEPTLFDCSIADNIIYGDNFHEVSDEEVEEAAKSANIHDFITSLPQGYSTNVGSRGTQLSGGQKQRIAIARALVRKPKILLLDEATSALDTESEKVVQEALDKAREGRXVIAHRLSTIHNADLIVVIKDGKAIEAGTHSELMSQKGVYYKLNEAQMMSTE encoded by the exons ATGGATATAAAGCAGTTGAACATTCAGTGGCTTTGTTATCAGATGGGACTAGTATCACAAGAGCCAACATTGTTTGATTGCAGTATTGCTGATAACATCATATATGGAGATAACTTCCATGAAGTGAGTGATGAAGAAGTGGAAGAAGCTGCAAAGTCTGCCAACATACATGACTTCATCACTTCACTACCACAA GGTTACTCTACCAATGTGGGGTCTCGTGGTACTCAACTATCAGGAGGACAGAAGCAACGTATAGCCATTGCTCGTGCTTTAGTGAGGAAACCCAAGATATTGTTACTGGATGAGGCAACGTCAGCTTTAGACACTGAGAGTGAAAAA GTGGTTCAAGAGGCACTGGATAAGGCTAGGGAGGGTCG AGTAATAGCTCACAGGTTATCCACCATCCACAATGCTGACCTGATTGTAGTGATCAAGGATGGTAAAGCCATTGAAGCAGGAACTCATTCTGAACTGATGTCCCAGAAGGGAGTCTACTATAAACTGAATGAAGCACAAATGATGTCAACAGAGTGA